In one window of Gossypium hirsutum isolate 1008001.06 chromosome A01, Gossypium_hirsutum_v2.1, whole genome shotgun sequence DNA:
- the LOC107939684 gene encoding uncharacterized protein, translating to MVGFSSQTESWVATRNSIYESQKEADSFELDLKRLDLIKIDQEDEDNNINSQDKISTTKKNKKKNQVLLEGYVEAVDEEDELKRTKSLTGDDLDELKGCLDLGFGFSYEEIPELCNTLPALELCYSMSQKYLDDHQHHASPDTTATPEPVANWKISSPGDHPEDVKARLKFWAQAVACTVKLCN from the exons ATGGTAGGATTTTCTTCCCAAACAGAATCTTGGGTTGCCACCAGAAACTCAATCTACGAATCCCAGAAAGAGGCAGATAGCTTCGAATTGGATCTAAAACGTCTAGATCTGATAAAGATAGATCAAGAAGACGAGGATAATAATATTAACAGCCAAGATAAGATTAGCACCACcaagaagaacaagaagaaaaatcAGGTGTTGCTGGAGGGATACGTGGAGGCGGTTGATGAGGAGGATGAACTGAAGAGGACAAAGAGCTTGACCGGTGATGATCTAGACGAACTAAAGGGGTGTTTAGATCTGGGGTTTGGCTTCAGCTACGAGGAGATTCCTGAGCTTTGCAACACCTTGCCTGCACTTGAGCTATGTTACTCTATGTCTCAGAAGTACTTGGATGACCACCAGCACCATGCATCTCCAGACACCACCGCTACCCCCGAACCCGTCGCCAATTGGAAGATCTCTAGTCCTG GTGACCATCCAGAAGATGTTAAAGCAAGGCTTAAATTCTGGGCACAAGCTGTGGCCTGCACTGTCAAACTGTGCAACTAA